From a region of the Alnus glutinosa chromosome 1, dhAlnGlut1.1, whole genome shotgun sequence genome:
- the LOC133874133 gene encoding uncharacterized protein LOC133874133 isoform X2: MGFVSFLGRVLFASLFILSARQMYNEFGADGGPAAKEFATKFSVLQKSLSSVLGVRVPDVDLLPLVLTTPILYDFYNYPRDEPQYGLLLNEFLQSTALCGALLFFIGMKNSILKRQLKKKTPKTKTV; encoded by the exons ATGGGGTTCGTCTCTTTCTTGGGACGAGTGCTCTTCGCCTCGCTCTTCATCCTCTCCGCCAGGCAAAT GTATAATGAATTCGGTGCTGATGGCGGACCTGCTGCAAAGGAGTTTGCTACCAAATTCAGTGTTTTGCAGAAAAGTTTGTCCTCCGTATTAGGGGTCAGGGTGCCTGATGTTGAT CTCCTCCCCTTGGTGCTCACCACTCCAATTCTTTACGATTTTTATAACTACCCACGTGATGAGCCTCAATATGGTTTACTCTTGAATGAATTCTTGCAG AGCACAGCACTTTGTGGTGCATTGCTTTTCTTCATAGGGATGAAGAACTCAATTCTGAAGAGGcaactgaagaagaagactccCAAAACAAAGACAGTTTAG
- the LOC133874121 gene encoding actin-related protein 9, which translates to MDYLKTVVPTQLVAERGSNLVVINPGSANIRIGLASQDTPFNIPHCVARYTNQVPKRNVQDQMLNSQITTAQHMEREKAYDVIASLMKIPFLDEEVAHNSFPRKMGRVDGYNPQSGRKEAAFTWTDTYEKGPTSTLPLGSSTNEVVTNESVDQHEGTNSKELISSKPKFRRFICGEEALKISPTEPYCLQRPIRRGHLNISQHYPMQQVLEDLHAIWDWILIEKLHIPHIERNMYSAILVVPETFDNREIKEMLTLVLRDLRFSSAVVHQEGLAAVFGNGLSTACVVNMGSQVTSVICIEDGVALPTTEKTLPFGGEDIARCLLWTQRHHQTWPQIRTDILTKPIDLLMLNRLKETYCEIKEGELDAVAVVHSYEDGMPAGSHKTRLTALNVPPMGLFYPTLLVPDVYPPPPRSWFHDYEDMLEDTWHMEFPRRSDISDGLYPSMNVGLPMWDSYPVFSARPKKEEKVGLAEAITSSILSTGRIDLQRKLFCSIQLIGGVALTSGLVPAVEERVLHAIPSNEAIDTVEVLQSRANPTFVSWKGGVILGILDFGRDAWIHREDWIRNGIHIGSGRKYKDSYFLQAQAMCYINS; encoded by the exons ATG GATTACCTAAAAACCGTGGTTCCTACACAACTCGTCGCCGAGCGAGGCTCCAATCTAGTCGTCATCAACCCAG GTTCTGCAAACATCAGAATAGGTCTCGCTTCGCAGGACACTCCGTTCAATATTCCTCACTGCGTTGCTCGGTACACCAACCAAGTCCCCAAGAGAAATGTTCAAGACCAG ATGCTCAATTCCCAGATTACTACTGCTCAGCATATGGAGCGGGAGAAGGCATATGATGTT attGCGTCATTGATGAAGATACCTTTTCTGGATGAAGAGGTTGCCCACAATTCGTTCCCTCGCAAG ATGGGACGTGTAGATGGATATAATCCACAGAGTGGCAGGAAGGAAGCAGCATTTACTTGGACTGATACATACGAGAAGGGACCAACTTCAACTTTGCCATTAG GAAGTTCGACAAATGAAGTTGTGACTAATGAGTCTGTGGACCAGCATGAAGGCACTAATTCTAAGGAACTTATTTCAAGCAAACCCAAATTCAGACGGTTCATTTGTGGTGAGGAAGCACTTAAAATATCCCCGACAGAGCCATATTGCTTACAACGTCCTATTCGCAGAGGTCATTTGAATATTTCTCAACACTATCCCATGCAGCAG GTACTTGAGGATCTGCATGCTATTTGGGACTGGATTTTGATAGAGAAACTGCATATCCCTCACATTGAGAGAAACATGTACTCTGCCATTCTTGTTGTGCCAGAAACATTTGATAATCGGG AAATAAAGGAAATGTTAACCTTAGTGTTGCGAGACTTGCGCTTTAGCTCAGCAGTGGTACACCAG GAAGGTCTAGCTGCTGTTTTTGGGAATGGGTTATCAACAGCTTGTGTTGTAAACATGGGTTCTCAGGTGACATCAGTGATTTGCATTGAG GATGGAGTGGCACTACCTACTACAGAGAAGACATTACCTTTTGGTGGAGAG GATATAGCAAGATGCCTTCTCTGGACTCAGAGGCATCATCAGACATGGCCACAAATCCGTACCGACATTTTGACAAAGCCTATAGACCTTTTGATGCTTAACCGACTGAAAGAGACATATTGTGAAATTAAA GAGGGGGAACTTGATGCTGTTGCTGTAGTTCATTCTTATGAGGATGGCATGCCAGCTGGATCTCACAAGACGAGGCTAACCGCTCTTAAT GTTCCTCCTATGGGTTTGTTTTACCCAACTCTTTTGGTTCCAGACGTGTATCCTCCACCACCCCGTTCTTG GTTTCATGACTACGAGGATATGCTGGAAGATACATGGCACATGGAATTTCCAAGAAGATCTGACATATCAGATGGTTTATATCCTAGCATGAATGTTGGATTACCAATGTGGGATAGCTACCCAGTTTTTTCCGCTAGaccaaagaaagaagagaaggttGGCCTTGCAGAGGCTATCACAAGTAGCATTCTTTCAACAG GGCGTATAGACCTCCAGAGAAAGTTATTTTGTAGCATACAATTG ATAGGTGGAGTGGCTTTGACAAGTGGTCTTGTGCCTGCAGTGGAGGAAAG AGTTTTACATGCAATTCCTTCGAATGAAGCAATTGATACTGTTGAG GTTTTGCAATCAAGAGCAAATCCAACTTTTGTGTCATGGAAAGGCGGAGTG ATTCTCGGAATTCTTGATTTTGGCCGGGATGCTTGGATACATCGAGAAGACTGGATTCGCAATGGAATTCACATTGGAAGTGGCAGAAAATACAAGGACTCTTATTTCCTTCAAGCACAAGCAATGTGTTACATTAATTCCTAA
- the LOC133874111 gene encoding uncharacterized protein LOC133874111, producing the protein MAFVSFVGRVLFASVFILSAYQEFNDFGVDGGPAAKYLRPKFSVFSNHVLSQTGLQVPEVQIQQLVAAALALKGIGGLLFIFGSSLGAYLLLLHQAITTPILYDFYNYDVEKKEYTQLFLKFTQNLALFGALLFFIGMKNSMPRRQMRKKAPKTKTL; encoded by the exons ATGGCCTTCGTTTCGTTCGTCGGAAGAGTCCTCTTCGCTTCAGTGTTCATTCTTTCTGCTTATCAAGA GTTCAATGATTTTGGCGTTGATGGTGGGCCAGCAGCAAAGTATCTGAGACCAAAATTCAGTGTTTTCTCGAATCATGTGTTGTCTCAGACTGGGTTGCAAGTGCCGGAAGTTCAA ATTCAACAGTTAGTGGCTGCTGCGTTAGCATTGAAGGGCATTGGAGGTCTTCTTTTCATCTTTGGCAGCTCTCTTGGAGCTTATCTTCTG CTTCTGCATCAGGCAATTACTACTCCTATATTGTATGACTTCTATAACTATGATGTTGAGAAGAAAGAATATACTCAACTTTTCCTGAAGTTTACACAG AATTTGGCATTGTTTGGGGCATTGCTGTTCTTTATAGGCATGAAGAACTCAATGCCGAGGCGACAAATGAGGAAAAAGGCCCCCAAAACCAAGACACTGTGA
- the LOC133874133 gene encoding uncharacterized protein LOC133874133 isoform X1, with amino-acid sequence MGFVSFLGRVLFASLFILSARQMYNEFGADGGPAAKEFATKFSVLQKSLSSVLGVRVPDVDVRHLVGITIFMKGIGGILFVFYSSFAACLMLLPLVLTTPILYDFYNYPRDEPQYGLLLNEFLQSTALCGALLFFIGMKNSILKRQLKKKTPKTKTV; translated from the exons ATGGGGTTCGTCTCTTTCTTGGGACGAGTGCTCTTCGCCTCGCTCTTCATCCTCTCCGCCAGGCAAAT GTATAATGAATTCGGTGCTGATGGCGGACCTGCTGCAAAGGAGTTTGCTACCAAATTCAGTGTTTTGCAGAAAAGTTTGTCCTCCGTATTAGGGGTCAGGGTGCCTGATGTTGAT GTTAGACATTTAGTTGGAATTACTATTTTCATGAAAGGGATTGGAGGCATTCTGTTTGTATTTTACAGCAGCTTTGCAGCCTGTCTCATG CTCCTCCCCTTGGTGCTCACCACTCCAATTCTTTACGATTTTTATAACTACCCACGTGATGAGCCTCAATATGGTTTACTCTTGAATGAATTCTTGCAG AGCACAGCACTTTGTGGTGCATTGCTTTTCTTCATAGGGATGAAGAACTCAATTCTGAAGAGGcaactgaagaagaagactccCAAAACAAAGACAGTTTAG